One genomic segment of Leptolyngbya sp. CCY15150 includes these proteins:
- the groES gene encoding co-chaperone GroES, whose protein sequence is MAAVSLSVSTVKPLGDRVFVKVNASEEKTAGGILLPDTAKEKPQVGEIAAVGPGRRNDDGSRQEVEVKVGDKVLYSKYAGTDIKLSGEEYVLLSEKDILAVVV, encoded by the coding sequence ATGGCAGCAGTATCCCTTAGCGTTTCAACCGTTAAGCCCCTAGGCGATCGCGTTTTTGTAAAAGTGAACGCATCTGAAGAAAAGACCGCTGGTGGCATTTTGCTACCAGACACCGCTAAAGAAAAGCCTCAGGTGGGCGAAATTGCCGCCGTTGGCCCCGGTCGGCGCAATGATGACGGCTCCCGCCAAGAAGTCGAAGTGAAAGTCGGCGATAAAGTCCTCTACTCCAAGTACGCAGGCACTGACATCAAGCTCAGCGGCGAAGAGTATGTTCTCCTGTCCGAAAAAGATATTTTGGCCGTCGTTGTATAG
- a CDS encoding NAD-dependent epimerase/dehydratase family protein, with the protein MRILVMGGTRFIGVYLTQLLVEQGHEVVLFNRGNRPAPVEGVAQIHGDRQDADDLKQKLGDERFDAIFDNNGREQRDTQPLIDLFNGKVQHFVYVSSAGVYQKSDQMPHLEGDTVDPNSRHKGKFETEASLFAQAVPFTSVRPVYIYGPQNYNPLEAWFFDRIVRDRPVPIPGNGQHLTQLGHVYDLAMAMTQVLGNQQAVGKIYNISGDRYVTFDGLARACAIAAGKDPEQLQIVHYNPKDFDFGKKKAFPMRVQHFFTDIHHAQADLGWHPKYDLIAGLKDSFQTDYLANGGDRSPVDFSLDDEILKSA; encoded by the coding sequence ATGCGAATTTTAGTCATGGGTGGCACCCGCTTCATTGGTGTGTACCTCACACAGCTTTTGGTTGAGCAGGGGCATGAGGTGGTGCTGTTTAACCGAGGCAATCGGCCCGCTCCGGTTGAGGGCGTAGCCCAGATCCATGGCGATCGCCAAGATGCGGATGACCTAAAGCAAAAGCTTGGTGATGAACGCTTTGATGCCATTTTTGACAACAATGGCCGCGAGCAGCGCGACACCCAGCCGTTGATTGACCTTTTCAATGGCAAGGTGCAGCATTTCGTCTACGTGAGTTCCGCAGGGGTCTACCAAAAATCCGATCAAATGCCCCATCTGGAGGGAGATACGGTTGATCCCAACAGTCGCCACAAGGGTAAGTTTGAAACCGAGGCCTCCTTATTTGCCCAAGCCGTACCGTTTACTTCAGTGCGTCCGGTTTATATCTACGGCCCCCAAAACTACAATCCCCTTGAAGCCTGGTTTTTTGATCGCATTGTGCGAGATCGCCCCGTTCCTATCCCCGGCAATGGGCAGCATCTCACCCAGTTGGGTCACGTGTACGATCTAGCTATGGCCATGACCCAGGTTTTGGGCAATCAGCAGGCCGTTGGTAAAATTTACAACATCTCCGGCGATCGCTACGTCACCTTTGATGGCTTAGCCCGCGCCTGTGCGATCGCGGCGGGCAAAGATCCCGAACAGCTCCAGATCGTCCATTACAATCCCAAAGACTTTGACTTTGGCAAAAAGAAAGCCTTTCCCATGCGCGTGCAGCATTTCTTTACGGATATTCATCACGCCCAAGCTGACCTAGGCTGGCATCCGAAGTATGACCTAATCGCTGGCTTGAAAGATTCCTTCCAAACCGACTACCTGGCGAATGGGGGCGATCGCAGCCCCGTCGATTTCAGCCTAGATGATGAAATTCTAAAAAGCGCATAG
- a CDS encoding septal ring lytic transglycosylase RlpA family protein gives MVISQSIWVASYTVAATLTGQAASSLEMGLSDALLMAEAGVSQVSPQLGEQLISDLNPDFKKPTWQMAFNSDDPQGDRPPSEAPLWLGDAFNSMAVMPELSTPLSVDVTYVPRFHLPLPEGVEMPSAFQPIASDHQCMPFPGEEVGLLTRPVLANDKHQASYQVWVGKYPVFELPTEIRADWVAQRLRYQLEEFSLEPMNVRLVQRDGVPTLYLNDQLLVMVHDDLATAYDRSADLLAIAWANNLLIALGQSPMSLVEAQTQLYGLAYTGEVMDGLASWYGPYFHGRITATGETFDQTELTAAHPSLPFGTYLEVINLDNDQSVIVRINDRGPYVGERSLDLSHQAAQCINSEGSGVVNYEAHVLAALPQTPPTSSAALVNDHLIAQAQERRQDNPS, from the coding sequence ATGGTCATTTCTCAATCAATCTGGGTTGCGTCGTATACCGTAGCGGCGACACTGACAGGGCAGGCTGCATCTAGCTTAGAGATGGGTTTATCGGATGCACTGCTCATGGCGGAAGCTGGAGTTTCCCAGGTATCGCCCCAGCTAGGCGAGCAGCTCATCAGTGACCTCAACCCAGATTTTAAAAAGCCAACGTGGCAAATGGCTTTCAATTCCGATGATCCCCAAGGCGATCGCCCGCCATCTGAGGCACCCTTGTGGCTAGGAGATGCGTTCAACTCCATGGCCGTCATGCCCGAGTTGTCTACGCCTTTGTCGGTAGACGTCACCTACGTCCCGCGCTTCCACCTGCCCCTGCCTGAGGGAGTAGAGATGCCATCGGCCTTTCAGCCCATAGCCTCCGATCATCAATGCATGCCCTTCCCAGGCGAGGAGGTGGGCCTGCTCACCAGACCGGTATTAGCCAACGACAAGCACCAAGCCAGCTATCAGGTTTGGGTGGGTAAATATCCAGTGTTCGAACTGCCCACGGAAATTCGAGCCGATTGGGTGGCGCAGCGACTACGCTACCAGTTGGAAGAATTTTCCTTGGAGCCCATGAATGTGCGGCTCGTGCAGCGCGATGGCGTCCCGACGCTGTATCTCAACGATCAATTGCTGGTAATGGTGCATGATGACCTAGCGACAGCCTATGATCGCAGCGCCGATCTTCTGGCGATCGCTTGGGCCAACAATTTACTGATTGCCCTAGGGCAATCCCCCATGTCCCTCGTCGAAGCCCAAACCCAGCTTTATGGTCTTGCCTACACCGGGGAAGTCATGGATGGTCTGGCATCTTGGTATGGCCCCTATTTCCACGGTCGCATCACGGCGACAGGGGAAACCTTTGACCAAACCGAGCTGACCGCAGCCCATCCCTCTCTGCCCTTTGGCACGTACTTGGAGGTGATCAACCTAGACAACGACCAATCTGTGATCGTGCGCATTAACGATCGCGGCCCCTACGTAGGAGAGCGATCGCTCGATCTGTCTCACCAAGCAGCCCAGTGCATCAACAGCGAGGGAAGCGGAGTGGTTAACTACGAAGCCCATGTGCTGGCAGCCCTTCCCCAAACCCCTCCCACGTCGTCTGCCGCCCTCGTGAATGATCACCTGATTGCCCAGGCTCAAGAGCGACGGCAGGATAATCCGTCTTAG
- a CDS encoding ATP-binding protein has product MNASSFQDSSLYELAASIEQVSQPLQVSPTTFKSMLSAIMDVLSEAQEPATLWMKLPRGYAWSSEVERYQRSAHPDSAIYILKNPQSAYHTPEESDRPPSRPVSGDSNIFDWDSDADSDIHFIEPLPSPFTICSATSLPLAAHSQLRREYFLMVRSPRFSVLLLAHRPRSVRPSTSPDPAPPSIRPQTTAILSDEGNPSRRKHPLLCICSFIPQTIQQVFSGVHQAIQAGQLSEPSPEGQALLEQWDNLTQGEAIAPSPALLGQFYSRQMFYQEELWHRSAADRKLSEQVATLQLECEGLTNRLRIKDEFLKNVGQEMRTPLTTMKTALTLLESPNLRPPQRQRYMELLTKECDRQSALITSVLDLMQLEDHADHALMQPIRLSDVVPGVVSTYQPLARERGMMLAYTISSDLPAVSCLHKWLSQIVINLLDNAIKFTPPGGEVWVSAKQQGDYIQLEFKDTGVGIAPAELSRVFRPFYRLRGHQEDQSSGPGLGLSMVQQLALNCGGSVSVRSRPGEGSIFHVLLPIYNT; this is encoded by the coding sequence ATGAACGCATCCAGTTTTCAAGACTCGTCTCTGTATGAGCTAGCAGCCAGCATCGAGCAGGTTTCCCAACCCCTGCAGGTCAGTCCCACCACGTTCAAGTCGATGCTGTCGGCGATCATGGATGTGCTCAGTGAGGCGCAAGAACCCGCAACGCTGTGGATGAAGCTGCCTCGGGGCTATGCATGGTCGAGTGAAGTCGAGCGCTACCAACGGTCGGCCCATCCCGACAGCGCTATCTATATTCTTAAAAATCCCCAATCTGCCTACCATACCCCTGAGGAGAGCGATCGCCCCCCCTCTCGCCCCGTAAGCGGCGACTCCAACATCTTCGACTGGGACTCCGACGCGGATTCAGACATTCATTTTATCGAGCCCCTGCCCTCGCCGTTTACAATCTGTTCGGCGACCTCCCTCCCCCTAGCGGCCCATAGCCAACTGCGACGGGAATATTTTTTGATGGTGCGATCGCCTCGATTTTCCGTCCTGCTGCTGGCCCATCGTCCGCGCAGCGTCCGTCCCAGCACCAGTCCTGACCCGGCACCTCCCAGTATTCGTCCCCAAACCACGGCAATTTTGAGTGATGAGGGTAACCCCAGTCGGCGGAAACACCCCCTCCTCTGCATTTGCTCCTTTATTCCCCAAACGATTCAGCAGGTCTTCTCCGGCGTGCATCAGGCGATTCAGGCAGGACAGCTCAGCGAACCCAGCCCCGAGGGTCAGGCGCTGTTGGAGCAGTGGGATAACCTCACCCAAGGGGAGGCGATCGCCCCCAGCCCAGCCCTGCTCGGACAATTCTACAGTCGACAGATGTTTTACCAGGAAGAGCTGTGGCATCGTAGCGCCGCCGATCGCAAACTATCGGAGCAAGTCGCCACCCTCCAGCTCGAATGCGAAGGCTTAACCAATCGTCTGCGGATCAAAGATGAATTCCTCAAAAACGTGGGGCAGGAGATGCGCACCCCCCTCACCACCATGAAGACAGCCCTGACCCTGCTGGAATCGCCCAACCTACGGCCGCCCCAGCGCCAGCGCTACATGGAGCTGCTCACCAAGGAATGCGATCGCCAGAGTGCGTTGATCACCAGCGTTTTAGACCTGATGCAGCTAGAAGACCATGCCGACCATGCCCTGATGCAGCCGATTCGTCTATCGGACGTGGTGCCCGGCGTCGTCAGCACCTATCAGCCCCTCGCCCGCGAACGCGGCATGATGCTGGCCTACACCATTTCCAGCGATCTACCCGCCGTGTCTTGTTTGCACAAATGGCTCAGCCAGATTGTCATCAACCTGCTGGATAATGCGATTAAATTTACCCCCCCCGGCGGCGAGGTCTGGGTGTCTGCCAAGCAGCAGGGTGACTACATCCAGCTTGAATTTAAAGATACCGGCGTGGGAATTGCACCGGCAGAGCTATCGCGAGTTTTCCGGCCGTTCTATCGCCTACGGGGCCATCAAGAAGATCAGTCGTCTGGGCCCGGCCTAGGATTGTCCATGGTGCAGCAACTGGCCCTCAACTGTGGCGGTTCGGTATCCGTGCGTAGCCGACCCGGGGAAGGATCGATCTTCCATGTCCTCCTACCGATTTACAATACCTGA
- a CDS encoding DUF3598 family protein codes for MWAGSFTRLGTSGQVESDTPTLVSLVPTTDRSTMQQTVQRFPSNGAAESAQTFEYSSLSRSVLFFENGAFSQGSMQYGPFSQFGAEFGFIEGDRRLRLVPLFNTESHLDSITLIREQRQGSQAAERPPLTVDQLVGLWRGEAITLYADLRSPTTCRTTLTIQREGDRLVQSLLWSDRYITSEASIDGATLTFKQGAYAIQLLMLPDGASCNTPLTIPNRRSFFLEAGWLVRPDLRQRLIRSYDDRGTWLSLTLVTEWKT; via the coding sequence ATGTGGGCCGGCTCGTTCACGCGTCTTGGAACCAGTGGACAGGTCGAATCAGACACGCCGACGCTGGTTTCCTTGGTGCCCACGACGGATCGATCAACCATGCAGCAAACGGTGCAGCGTTTTCCCAGCAATGGCGCTGCTGAATCTGCTCAAACCTTTGAGTACAGCTCCTTAAGTCGGAGTGTCCTGTTTTTTGAAAACGGAGCCTTTTCCCAAGGATCGATGCAGTACGGCCCCTTCTCGCAGTTTGGGGCTGAATTTGGGTTTATTGAGGGCGATCGCCGCCTACGTTTGGTGCCGCTTTTTAACACCGAGAGCCATCTGGACAGCATCACTCTGATTCGCGAACAGCGGCAGGGCAGCCAAGCGGCAGAGCGCCCACCCCTGACGGTGGATCAACTCGTCGGTCTATGGCGCGGGGAAGCGATTACCCTCTATGCCGATCTGCGATCGCCCACCACCTGTCGCACGACGCTCACGATTCAACGCGAGGGCGATCGCCTCGTCCAATCTTTACTATGGAGCGATCGCTACATTACCTCTGAAGCCAGCATTGATGGCGCGACGCTCACCTTCAAGCAAGGAGCCTATGCAATCCAACTGCTGATGCTGCCTGATGGAGCGTCTTGCAACACACCTTTGACGATTCCCAACCGGCGCTCTTTCTTCTTGGAAGCAGGTTGGCTGGTGCGCCCTGATCTCCGCCAGCGGCTGATTCGCAGCTATGACGATCGGGGCACCTGGTTAAGCCTCACCCTGGTGACAGAATGGAAAACCTAA
- a CDS encoding DUF3084 domain-containing protein: MTTGLILITAILILGGVIATLGDRIGMRVGKARLSLFNLRPRQTATVITILTGGVISASTLAILFLISDQLRTGVFELQKIQDDLAMAGEELDETQAEKSRIQDELERSVNEQRQAETRLQDINQSLGDAIARQRLTQQQLERTRNNLDQLETNFRQAQDQLATASQQAEQLQSEIQIIQQERAQLLANRELELAERDAAIAQRDAAIAERETRLSALEEEQAELQLDIAALEREFLGLRQGNVALLRNEPLASSGVRLQNPDLASEAVNRLLNEANRVATRAILPDILAAEQEQVIQITVAQVEQIKEQIQDGREYIVRIFSAGNYVVGEPCVLAGEACVQVYAVAAFNRVIFQQGDVIATVSVNPSELSNVELVEQYELLISASRFQGRQAGILAETITIAGGRSEAAIAFFQQLRQYSVPIEIRAVAASTISTPGPLEIDLVAVRNGQVLFSTATIENTP, encoded by the coding sequence ATGACAACCGGGCTGATTCTAATCACGGCTATCTTGATACTCGGCGGTGTCATTGCTACATTGGGCGATCGCATTGGAATGCGCGTGGGCAAAGCGCGTCTGAGTTTATTCAACCTTCGTCCCCGCCAGACAGCCACTGTCATTACTATTTTGACCGGTGGTGTAATCTCGGCCTCGACCCTAGCCATCTTATTTTTAATCAGCGATCAGCTGCGGACTGGGGTGTTTGAACTCCAGAAAATTCAAGACGATCTAGCCATGGCGGGAGAGGAATTAGACGAAACCCAGGCAGAAAAATCTCGGATTCAAGATGAGTTAGAGCGATCGGTGAATGAGCAGCGGCAGGCAGAAACCCGGCTGCAAGACATCAACCAATCCCTGGGGGATGCGATCGCCCGCCAACGGCTTACCCAACAGCAGTTAGAGCGCACTCGCAATAATCTAGATCAGCTAGAAACTAATTTCCGCCAAGCCCAAGATCAGTTGGCAACGGCCTCCCAGCAGGCGGAGCAACTGCAGTCAGAAATTCAGATTATTCAGCAAGAACGGGCCCAGCTTTTGGCCAATCGAGAGCTAGAGCTGGCAGAACGGGATGCGGCGATCGCTCAGCGAGATGCAGCGATCGCCGAACGAGAAACCCGTCTGTCGGCCCTAGAAGAAGAACAGGCCGAGCTTCAGCTCGACATTGCCGCTCTAGAACGAGAATTTCTGGGGTTGCGCCAAGGTAATGTGGCTCTTTTGCGCAACGAGCCCCTGGCTTCTAGCGGGGTGCGTTTGCAAAACCCTGACCTAGCCAGTGAAGCGGTCAACCGTTTGCTGAATGAAGCCAATCGCGTGGCAACCCGCGCCATTCTGCCAGATATTCTTGCCGCTGAGCAAGAGCAGGTGATTCAGATCACGGTAGCGCAGGTTGAGCAAATCAAGGAGCAAATTCAGGACGGCCGCGAATATATTGTCCGAATCTTTTCGGCTGGCAACTATGTGGTGGGTGAACCCTGCGTCTTGGCTGGAGAAGCCTGTGTTCAGGTCTATGCGGTTGCAGCCTTTAACCGGGTTATTTTTCAGCAAGGAGACGTGATCGCAACGGTTTCCGTGAATCCATCGGAGCTAAGCAACGTCGAGTTGGTTGAACAGTACGAATTGCTCATTTCCGCCAGCCGCTTTCAAGGCCGCCAGGCTGGGATTTTGGCTGAAACGATCACGATTGCCGGAGGGCGATCGGAGGCAGCGATCGCTTTCTTCCAGCAGCTCCGGCAATACAGCGTTCCCATTGAAATTCGCGCCGTGGCTGCCAGCACCATCTCCACCCCTGGGCCCCTAGAAATTGACCTGGTTGCTGTCCGCAATGGTCAAGTGCTGTTTAGCACCGCTACTATTGAGAACACGCCATAG
- a CDS encoding Tab2/Atab2 family RNA-binding protein codes for MRIWQADIYRRPLRDEAGNPLWEVVVCEGDRALLIAACPQPSLSSAWLTAQITTAINLHGQPDRLQVFRPQSLSLLETACQSLGLSVEATRHTPQLHALLEQRALDYPHLPNYTGEAYDPVALDRPPPLPLADNLWGESWRFAAIAASDLDLVFGDRPIPIRVWPEALTPQSLKLASTTMVPGVVIYGGRQSMALARWLEQADPVSLHYIPGAPDGLILEAGLVDRWILTTFDDPEAIAAGQTYQQRLQTSQGLHFLLVQPDDSGVTYTGLWLLQTAT; via the coding sequence GTGAGAATTTGGCAAGCGGACATTTATCGTCGCCCCCTACGGGATGAGGCGGGCAATCCTTTATGGGAAGTTGTGGTCTGTGAGGGCGATCGCGCTCTACTGATCGCCGCTTGCCCCCAACCTTCCCTCAGCAGCGCATGGCTGACGGCGCAGATCACCACCGCCATCAATCTCCATGGCCAGCCCGATCGCCTCCAGGTGTTTCGTCCCCAATCCCTTAGCCTGCTGGAAACCGCTTGCCAGAGTCTGGGCCTATCGGTGGAAGCCACCCGCCATACCCCCCAGCTCCACGCCCTTTTGGAACAGCGGGCCCTAGACTATCCCCACCTGCCCAACTACACCGGGGAAGCCTACGACCCCGTCGCCCTCGACCGCCCGCCGCCGCTGCCCCTGGCCGATAACCTCTGGGGAGAAAGCTGGCGCTTTGCGGCGATCGCTGCCAGTGACCTCGACCTAGTGTTTGGCGATCGCCCCATTCCCATTCGCGTTTGGCCCGAAGCCTTAACCCCCCAAAGCCTAAAACTTGCCTCCACCACCATGGTGCCCGGTGTCGTGATTTACGGGGGGCGGCAGTCTATGGCCCTGGCCCGCTGGCTGGAGCAGGCCGATCCAGTATCGCTCCACTACATACCCGGTGCTCCCGATGGACTGATTCTCGAAGCTGGTTTGGTGGATCGCTGGATTCTCACCACCTTTGATGATCCCGAAGCGATCGCCGCCGGACAGACCTATCAACAACGCCTACAAACCAGCCAGGGTCTACATTTCCTCCTAGTACAGCCCGATGACTCTGGGGTCACCTACACCGGCCTATGGCTGCTGCAAACGGCAACCTAA
- a CDS encoding class I SAM-dependent methyltransferase, whose translation MTDTLTKLAYQTFQQGKSAFGLAHKTLSSQMLSFFSPLEDRQTDSLPADILALLHQRLNVLLETDWHDAEQGVYPVELLFDNPWDDFFRFYPLLVMDMPIIWERAKQKRHQDFDTTINTEAYPSYYLQNFHHQTNGYLSDLSANLYDLQVEILFNGSADAMRRRVLAPLKQGLAAFSTVLPSQLRVLDVACGTGRTLRFVRGTFPQASLYGTDLSPAYLRKANQHLSQLPGELPQLAQANAEALPYQDGYFHGITCVFLFHELPPAARQAVIDQCFRVLKPGGTLVICDSIQESDSPEFAVNMRNFPKMFHEPYYRHYVTDDLVKRLETSGFTVEPTVTHFMSKYWVAHKPV comes from the coding sequence ATGACAGATACCCTGACTAAGCTGGCTTATCAAACGTTTCAGCAAGGCAAGAGCGCATTTGGTTTAGCCCATAAGACCCTGAGCAGTCAAATGCTCAGCTTTTTTTCTCCTCTCGAAGACCGCCAAACCGATTCCTTGCCCGCAGATATTCTGGCTCTGCTTCATCAGCGACTCAACGTTTTACTGGAGACGGATTGGCATGATGCAGAGCAGGGTGTGTATCCGGTCGAGCTGCTGTTTGATAATCCCTGGGATGATTTTTTCCGGTTCTATCCCCTGTTAGTGATGGATATGCCCATCATCTGGGAGCGGGCTAAGCAAAAACGTCATCAAGACTTTGACACGACGATCAATACCGAGGCCTATCCCAGCTACTATTTGCAGAATTTTCACCATCAAACCAATGGCTATCTCAGCGATCTTTCTGCTAACCTCTATGACCTGCAGGTAGAAATTCTCTTCAATGGCTCCGCCGATGCCATGCGGCGGCGAGTCCTGGCACCGTTGAAACAGGGGCTGGCGGCGTTTAGCACCGTGCTGCCCAGCCAACTGCGAGTTCTGGATGTGGCTTGCGGAACCGGGAGAACGCTGCGGTTTGTGCGCGGCACTTTCCCCCAAGCTTCACTCTATGGAACAGATTTGTCGCCTGCCTATCTCCGCAAGGCTAATCAACATCTATCTCAACTGCCGGGCGAGCTGCCCCAATTGGCCCAGGCAAATGCAGAAGCACTGCCCTACCAAGATGGCTATTTTCATGGAATAACCTGTGTCTTTTTGTTTCATGAACTGCCGCCGGCAGCCCGCCAAGCTGTGATCGATCAATGTTTTCGGGTGCTGAAGCCGGGGGGAACGCTGGTCATTTGTGACTCGATTCAGGAAAGTGATTCTCCTGAATTTGCGGTGAACATGCGCAACTTCCCGAAAATGTTCCATGAACCTTACTACCGCCACTATGTGACCGATGACTTGGTGAAACGTTTAGAAACGTCCGGATTCACGGTGGAACCGACCGTAACCCATTTCATGAGCAAGTATTGGGTGGCTCACAAACCTGTCTAG
- a CDS encoding alr0857 family protein: MLKLTYSDMGLYLERVAEPLEVLLARRALLALRTGHSMHIHSSRASLLFSTQAIQRTDLEQAIQAEWTNPCRHFSQDSVITLEAVDEHWIEVSLPGVWIASDRHTHDGIVMTCLGDRLEALFMQLWRMQNSVSFCSES, encoded by the coding sequence ATGCTCAAACTCACCTACTCCGATATGGGGTTGTATCTCGAACGGGTCGCCGAGCCCCTAGAGGTGCTGCTCGCTCGTCGAGCTTTGCTAGCGCTACGTACGGGGCACAGCATGCACATTCACAGCAGTCGCGCCTCCCTGTTGTTTTCCACTCAAGCGATTCAACGAACCGATCTAGAACAGGCCATTCAAGCTGAATGGACGAATCCATGCCGCCATTTTTCGCAGGATTCAGTCATTACCCTAGAGGCTGTTGACGAACACTGGATTGAAGTCAGCCTCCCTGGGGTATGGATTGCCAGCGATCGCCATACCCACGACGGCATTGTCATGACCTGTCTGGGCGATCGCTTAGAGGCACTGTTCATGCAGCTTTGGCGGATGCAAAATTCTGTGTCCTTCTGCTCGGAATCGTGA
- the groL gene encoding chaperonin GroEL (60 kDa chaperone family; promotes refolding of misfolded polypeptides especially under stressful conditions; forms two stacked rings of heptamers to form a barrel-shaped 14mer; ends can be capped by GroES; misfolded proteins enter the barrel where they are refolded when GroES binds) has protein sequence MAKRIIYNENARRALERGIDILAEAVAVTLGPKGRNVVLEKKFGAPQIVNDGVTIAKEIELEDHIENTGVSLIRQAASKTNDAAGDGTTTATVLAHAMVKEGLRNVAAGTNAISLKRGIDRATAFLVEKIADQARPVEDSNAIAQVGTISAGNDEEVGRMIASAMDTVGKEGVISLEEGKSMTTELEVTEGMRFEKGYISPYFATDTERMEAVLDEPMILITDKKIALVQDLVPVLEQVARSGRPLLIIAEDIEKEALATLVVNRLRGVLNVAAVKAPGFGDRRKAMLEDIAVLTGGQLITEDAGLKLDNAKLEMLGKARRITITKDTTTIVAEGNEVAVKGRCEQIRRQIDETDSSYDREKLQERLAKLSGGVAVIKVGAATETEMKDRKLRLEDAINATKAAVEEGIVPGGGTTLAHLVPDLESWASTTLSGEELIGAGIVARALTAPLKRIAENAGQNGAVIAERVKEKDFNIGYNAASNEFVDMFEAGIVDPAKVTRSALQNAASIAGMVLTTECIVVDKPESKEAAGAGAGAGMGGDFDY, from the coding sequence ATGGCTAAGCGCATCATTTACAACGAAAATGCTCGTCGTGCTCTCGAACGCGGAATTGACATTCTAGCCGAAGCAGTGGCAGTCACCCTAGGGCCCAAGGGCCGCAACGTGGTGCTAGAGAAGAAGTTTGGCGCACCTCAAATCGTGAACGATGGTGTCACCATTGCCAAGGAAATCGAACTAGAAGACCACATCGAAAACACCGGTGTGTCCTTGATTCGTCAAGCGGCGTCCAAAACCAATGATGCGGCTGGCGACGGCACCACCACCGCCACCGTCTTGGCCCACGCCATGGTTAAGGAAGGTCTGCGTAACGTAGCCGCCGGCACCAACGCTATTTCCCTGAAGCGCGGTATCGATCGGGCTACGGCATTCTTGGTTGAAAAAATTGCTGACCAAGCCCGCCCCGTGGAAGACTCCAACGCGATCGCTCAAGTCGGTACCATCTCTGCTGGTAACGATGAAGAAGTGGGTCGCATGATTGCCAGCGCCATGGACACCGTTGGTAAGGAAGGCGTGATTTCCTTGGAAGAAGGGAAATCCATGACCACCGAGCTAGAAGTCACCGAAGGGATGCGCTTTGAAAAAGGCTACATCTCTCCCTACTTCGCCACCGACACCGAGCGCATGGAAGCGGTGCTGGACGAGCCCATGATCTTGATCACCGACAAGAAAATTGCCTTGGTGCAAGACCTTGTGCCCGTGCTAGAGCAAGTGGCTCGCTCCGGTCGTCCCCTGCTGATCATTGCAGAAGACATCGAGAAAGAAGCCCTAGCAACCCTGGTGGTCAACCGTCTACGCGGTGTGCTGAACGTGGCTGCTGTCAAGGCTCCTGGCTTCGGCGATCGCCGTAAGGCCATGCTGGAAGACATCGCCGTGCTCACCGGCGGTCAACTGATCACCGAAGATGCTGGTCTGAAGCTCGACAACGCCAAGCTGGAAATGCTCGGCAAAGCTCGCCGCATCACCATCACCAAAGACACCACCACCATTGTTGCAGAAGGCAACGAAGTGGCTGTGAAGGGTCGCTGTGAACAAATCCGTCGTCAAATCGACGAAACCGATTCCTCCTACGATCGCGAAAAACTGCAAGAGCGCTTGGCTAAGCTCTCCGGCGGTGTGGCCGTGATCAAGGTCGGTGCTGCCACCGAAACCGAAATGAAGGATCGGAAGCTGCGTCTAGAAGATGCCATCAACGCGACCAAAGCAGCCGTTGAAGAAGGTATCGTCCCCGGCGGCGGCACCACCCTGGCCCACTTGGTTCCTGACCTAGAAAGCTGGGCTAGCACCACCCTCAGCGGTGAAGAACTAATCGGCGCAGGCATTGTGGCTCGGGCGCTCACCGCTCCCCTGAAGCGCATTGCTGAAAACGCCGGTCAAAACGGTGCTGTGATTGCCGAGCGCGTCAAGGAAAAAGACTTCAACATCGGCTACAACGCCGCATCCAACGAATTCGTTGACATGTTTGAAGCTGGAATCGTGGATCCTGCCAAGGTGACCCGTTCCGCTCTGCAAAACGCCGCGTCGATCGCTGGCATGGTGCTGACCACCGAATGCATCGTGGTTGACAAGCCCGAATCGAAAGAAGCGGCTGGCGCTGGCGCTGGCGCTGGCATGGGCGGCGACTTCGACTACTAA